One Coffea eugenioides isolate CCC68of chromosome 2, Ceug_1.0, whole genome shotgun sequence genomic window, GGAGGAGTTAAATTTAATATTCAAACAAGTCTTGATCCATAAAATATAATGAACCTTGAAAGCAGTATAGAATACATATACAACACCTCCCAAAAACTAACAAGTATTTTATCTTAAACCATTGTCATAAAACAATTGGAGTTCACTTCCCTTCCTGGTCATCACTTGGCACACTGATTTTACTCTGCCTCAACTAGCAGTCTATTTGCGACGCCTTTATTagttttctttgattttgtcaTTACGAGTATTAATTAGACTGAGGAAAATGGCTGGCAAGAGTTGAATCAGTACTTAAATATGGAAACCAAATAGaaaaagataaatgaaaatctcTATTTATTTAAACAATTGTTGCCTCAGAAAGCACAATAGTTGTGCTCCTAATgtctattcttcttcttctccaaatggtgacaaatgaaaattttccGGGGCATGTAAAGAATCTGTCATTCCATTGCTTCTccatattgaatttttgaaaattctctCGATGTAATTATTTCTtgattgtgacagccccacctccccctaaggcgaaccaaagggttcggcgaaccgcctgcccaactctcgccggtactcactacagttctcaaataaattacaacaTTCATATCCAATAACAAAGGGTACAACcctcaataataaacaaaaACATTTCCCAAGTTCAGACTGTATACGTACATACATTACAAATCTCAAATAGTGGTACAATTCCCCgaataagacaaaagtcctcagttctcaaataattacaatTACAATATTAGGCTCAAATATTACATCTAATACTCATCAAGtgaatcaaattcaaattatacaTGAGATATCCCTTCAGACActcttcctttgcctcgagacctgtggggagaaaattatttttggggtgagccagaagctcagcgagtatccaataaaattagtaatcaaataagcttcacaatagtgcatttaaatgagattatgaatcaatgatcaaatgtacgtttattgctcttgtgagccagtgaaatcatcatacttagaactccaacgctcaaacagatccagtcagtcaaacagtacaagggagccatttgctccaaataatcaggggtggagacgttggttctaagcacaagaattccaagtactcatttgagccaaaacatttCATggtccacatgcaagcactcatgatatgcaatcgagtatgcaatgcaagaaatagttcgaaaagtaactttgcaaatagttgaggaatcactcaccaaccacggctcatgaacctcatccatcatatatcattgtcttgctcaagtccaaaccctagatcacaaatatcatgtcaaacaaaaggaattctaaaagcatcaagttcctatcaccttttggtatattaatcacaattgaagctacacttatccgattgaaacgaatcttatggcgttacgaagctaagacctataccaacatttcttatgaagacctctaaagccaaatcatacattttcatggtcaaaaactgaaatcttagagaaaaatggaaactggccgcgaaacagggcttaagggcagtcaagggtattttggtcatttcacatgctacagtactccaaacgatctgaaattttgtaggtagttAGCTAACTtatatatctacaactttcatgtttagaGTAAGGGCCGATTCAGTCTCTCTCAAGGTCAAACATACAgtgcaaaaacaggacagattACTACCAtaattggaaaccctaatctggaatttatgcacacaaaccagaaattttctttaggcaagttaaACTAGTCTATAAAACTTCAATATATCTCATACTAaagctatcaaaccatggccaatcATTACTCATCATATAAAggcagaaaaatccccaataaaaCCGAAAATTCCATGATACTACCTCAAACCATAAACTTATCCACAAAACAACCTATTTAACCTCTCCAATCCACTAATACACAATttattgaagtaaagaggaagttcTTGACAAGATACCTTCAAACCCCAAGAAAATTGGTAGCTTAGAGCTTGCTCTatcaaaataactccaccaaccTCCTTAATCCTTCCTAGCTAGCACTTTGTACGGAGTACTTCacgatttaatcggttggaactcaagatagAAGCAAggaattgaagtgcaagatgaagtaTTTCCTCTCCTTTCTCTCCCTCAAGTTGTTCGGTCCAGcccaaggaaagaaaaatgggttTTGAACTCTAAATAAAGGCCAAAAGATGAAGACTTAATCACTAAGAAAAGCCGGACACGACAGAATCCGACCGAATCggaggccggattcaaggcagtagctgaacaaattttttttcaaacggccaacccaatccggccaagaactggctggatatgcggccggattcaccaaaaatcactattcaccagaatttttttttctttctttcgggcgtcacattgatcagttgcatgaatgacaactatgtaaaatttgaatttaaaattcaatttttgcacacatgtgatgaatctaatggtgatagtgtatacattgtcagtgtatataagatttactcatagTTTATATCTTGAAAGTTTTAGAGAAATTTCCTTGAAAGATTAAGTTGACATTTATTCAGTTAGTCCGCACATAAAACCACCACTAGTTTAACCTTTGAAACTTCTGAGATCAAATTTAACCTATGAAAATTTGTCAATGCCCTGTGACATTTCAGAAAACTTGCCACCAGTAGTTTGTACGTAAATAAGACTGAACAGATAGATAAACAGGGAAAAGAATATAATGTTACTCCTCACTAAAATGTTAATTATTTGAATGTGCACACAAAAGTAAGTGAGCTAATGTATTAAATACTAATCTTTTTGTATTACCAAACAATCTTTATACGTCAATGCTCATGTGTTACAAATATGGAACCTTATAGTATATTTCAATATTAATCAAACAAGCATCATCCAttggttttctcaaaattgaTCAGTATTGTTTATTATTAGCTCAAAGCCTTAACAACCACTAGTGTAAACTAAACTAGGCAGCCATTGCTGAAATTACCAGttctatgtatataattattcTTCAGCTTTTTGGCCATGAAAAGATGCCAGCCTATCTGCTTGGATAGGCCACTTTGGGCCAACAGTTCCTACTTTTGTTCCATCTTCAAAACTTTCATGGAACACAAACGTTGAATGGCGCTGCAATGTAAGACCCATATACAACTGTTACTGATTTCTTTGTCAAATACtacatataaaaattttaaaaaaaactctCACAAGAAATcatattcataaaaaaaaaaattattaaacttgaaaaaaatttgtttttttcgTGTAAATGCCTCACAGAAATGTATAATAATTGGTTggctttctcttttttttttttggtggttgTCTTTCTGTCTAACTCTGCCAAGCTGTCTTAATAGCCCAATTAAGTTGCAGTTCacgaaaacaaaacaaaaaaaaaaaaggttgaattTCATTGAGAAATAGAGAGTCAGCGAAGCAGCTCAACAGTTCATTAGTAGCTAGTAACGTGTGGAAGAATCGAATCGCAGTCGTCGCCGGCGTCATGTAGGCAAGGTTTGAATAAAGGATACAAGCTTGTTTGAAAAAGCATTTATGTATGTATTCTTGATTTTTACATGTTAATTTTGATTAATTAATAATTAGTTCTGTGTATTATTAACACCTGATCGATGCATGTCTTTCGCAACTTTTTAGATCTAATCTCATTCAATAGTGCCTTGCCCCACTTGAAGGGTTGAAGTCAACCCTCCAAACGATCCGCCATGTACTTGGTGAATATACATTAGTGGCTTAAATGCTTGACCCTCAAGTTTTAGGATACCCCATTTGTCCCCTCATGTTTGTGTTTGAGTTTTACTCAACACCAGCGATTTTTTGACTGTAGATGGATCGTTTGCCATTCATGCAATTGATTGATCCTCTATCTTGCTTTAATATGTGTATTTGTAAACTTTTAAATTCATACATCTTTCAAATGCAAATATTGTAAATCTTATGTGTATACTAGTTGTGACCAATTCAATTGTTAAAGTTGACATATAGGGGATTAGATTATATTGTCGTAATGAATAAGAAAAGGAGTTGGAGGTAGCTTTGTTGTTTAAGTCAAATAACATGAATTTCAATGCAAATGTGTGTTTCTAATGATTTTGACTTGCAAGGTTCGTATGGCTTTTGAGTTTTCTAGGAGCAAAAACATACTTTTCAAAGTCAATTTTATTTGTTAAAACCAAAAAACACTTATGGTGATGACATGAGAAAATTGTACTATAGATTAAGCTTAGGAATAAAATTCCGTCAAGTTATCAAAAGATATCAATTAGGTTACGATCAAGTTGAATTGGatattttgtctttttttttttaatgttatgTTGGTGACGCGAAATGATATACGTGGTGCAAACATCCaatcaaaaacaagaaaaataaatgtatTTAATGATATAAGCATATGATCCAACTTGGTCTTAGTTCAATACGTgattccaaatttttttcataatctcaataataaagaaactgtaaTATACATTACACAATTCATGCTTATCAATTCAAGCCACTTATAGCAAAAAGATTGCCCCAAGAAAATTAGATTCCATTATCTTCTCTAAATGTCTTTAAAATTTCTTTGCAATAAAAGTTCTATAAAACATATATTGATCATGTTTACTTTGTAGTCCTTATATCATATTATTTTGGATATCAAATAATTGTTTGCAATCCAAAAGTAGGGCCTTGAATgacttcaatatatatatatatatatatatataatggcTTCAGAGTCACATTTCGCCTAGAggtagaaaatgaaaaacaaatgATATTTACTTGGGCTTTGATAACTATTAGCAAATGGTTTGGGGCCAAATTGACATTGCATCTGTAAAGTAAGTACTCAAATGATATTTCCACATTTCATGAGGATAAAACTCAACGATGACAGACGTGAGCTTCCGTGTTCACAGTTTGCCCAGCTCGCAACAAGCATCTATTGAGTTTTGACTTTGATTCATTCTTTGTTTAGACTTTTTATACATCTCTATTAAAATATACGGATCATTTATTGCATCTCTATCCTACGTATATAAAACGCAAGACAAATCTTCAACTCAGCTCCCTCTCCAGCCCAAGAATGGAGAAGTGCAGTCATCTTCACAATTCAGATCCGAATATGGATTTTCCTCAACATTTCAGATGCCCAATTTCCATGGAACTCATGAAGGACCCCGTTACAATCTGTACCGGGGTCACCTACGAGCGAAAAAACATCGAAAAATGGTTCAACTCCTACAAGAAAAATACATGTCCAGCCACTATGCAATGCATTGATAGCTTTGAGATGACTCCAAATCACACCCTCAAGAGGCTGATCCAAGCATGGCAGCAGAATGGAAAATCAAAATCATGTATTCCATCATCTCCAGCACAAGCTGCCAAGCACGAAGAATTAATTTCGCTGCTCAAAACTATCGAATCCACGCCATTTAAGGTAAGTCCATTGAAGAAGCTTAAGTCTGTGGTGGAAATCGGAGATGAAATAAAGCTTGATTTTAAAAAGTCAGGAGGCGTGGAAGTACTTGTGAAAATTGTTGTACAGATTCTAGTTGAATGCTGTTCCGATTTTGTTGCCTTTCGAGCTTGTGAGGAAGCCATCGGAGTCTTGGATCAACTCCCATTATCTGACGAGGAAGAAGATTGTCAAACCCTTCAGTTATTAATGAAGCCCGAGTGCATAAAATCCTTTACCATCATGCTTCAAAGGGGTAGTGCAGAAGCCAGGTTTTGCATCGTTTCAATATTTCAGAAGATGGCTAGAGCTGATTTTCATTGGAACCACGCCATCAAAGATGAAGGGATTGATTTCTTCAAGTCACTTTTGGAGATTGTCTCTGACGAAATGTGCACCAGGGCGAGCTCTTGTGCCTTGCAAGTTTTGATAGATATCTTGGATGCATCCAAGAAAAGTAGACTACAAGCCATTGAAGCTGGTGCACTTTGTACCTTGATCGATCTTTTGCCTGattcaaacaagtcaaaatgcgAGAAAATAATGCTGTTGATCAAGTTGTTGTGTGAATGTGCTGAGGGCCGGTTAGCCTTCATTGAACATGGACTTGGAATTGCAgcaatttcaaagaaaatgttgaatgtTTCAACTGCTGCTACAAAGATTGGGGTCAAGATTTTGTGGTTGATCTGTATCTCTCATCCAACAGAGAATGTTTTGGAAGAAATGTTGATGTTTGGATCGGTGAAGAAGCTTGTGGCCTTGCTGCATATTGGTGGTTCATCAACTACAAAGGCTAGAGTCATAAAAATATTCAAGTATCATGGCAATACTTGGAAACGCTATCCTTGTTTTCCTAGTGATATTAAAGACTATTTGGGCTTGGGATATGAcatctgataaaaaaaaaaaaaaaatcaaatgttCAAAATGTACATTAAGGTGAATTTTGGGATGAAAAACAGGAGAcactcatttttcttttaacaGTGTTGTATTTCGTTTTGCTTTTTTCATCCATGATTTCATGTCATGGATGTTCTGTTCTACTCAAGATTACTGGTCATGTACAATCTCTTTCGGAGGAATATACTTAATTTGCTTTTAGTTTCATGCTTCTCATAAGCCATAAAAGCATTTAATctattctcttcttttttttgctttctgCACTTTTACCCTCATGTAGATTAGGTCTTTTGATTAAACTGCAGGTTAAATAAATAGTCAAGACCATCAAAAGAAATGATGATTGGTCTAGATGGTTTTTATCAGGGCTTTTTCAGTAACTCAATATTTTCAGTAACATTACTATGATATATGCAtttaagcaaggaaaaaagaTAGCCCTTCCCTAATATGAGATGtgtttcaaatttttctttgaaagtACAAATGGATGTGATTAGCTAGTCTGGCATATATTGCATCTAATCATGGTAATAATGAGATGAGAATAATTCTGAATCAatcaaaaaaaagaaggaaaaagagaaaagcaaagaaaaataCGAACAATTAAAATATGGAAACAAgaaattaggaaattaattcaagaaacaagtaaaataaaagaaaaataaaaggaatatATAGATGTATTTGACGATTGGAAGTTGACTACCGATAAACTATTCAGGTAATTGTATTTGTTACATTTAACTAATGAATCCGTCCGCTAGCTCCAGATGGCGGGGCAGCAAAGTTACAATGGAAAAGGAAAGATTTCTTGTATAAGAAAACGCGTTTTATTGATATCATCCAGGAAAAAGAAATGCATTGAGAGTGATTTGAAGTCACAAATATTCAGAAATCACAAGAGTCTATTTCTTGCTTCGAGTTGCAAGAAAATATATGGGCTTTGTTTGTTTAATCAGTTTTCTTTGAAGATTTACTTTCAAACCAAAAGGATTATGAAGTTCGTTATTCaattacttcaaaaaaaaaaaaccattgtATTTATTAAGTCTGACTTGATCCCAAAgaggaaaagcaaaagaaatggTATTGGATAGAGCATGCAGTGTCTATCAAGGTAGTTGAACCATTAAAACTTTGTAATTAATTTTTGATTTTGGGAAAATGCCAGTTTTTATTCCTAAACTTTTGGTCATGGACATATTTCGCACTCAATCATTTTGGCGTAACACATTTAGTATCTGAACTAtaaatttttgaccaattttatcatcaaatgaaaaattaatcaatttaaaTGGAAATTGGGCATGGGATGAGCACGAACCTGTTAAGTAAAGAGTTTTGCATGActtaaaatcaacaaaatagaTCGGCTATCTTTACTCTCTCAACTCCAATACCTTGCTTTccaactccaattcttgttcaaattgattaatttctcatttgaagatgaaattggtcaaaaattgataGTTCAAATACTAAATGTGTTATGCTAAAAAGTTTGAAAACAAAATGTGTTCATAACCCAAAGTTTAGGAATGAAAATTAgcattttcccttttgattttagTCACAGAAATATCGCAATGAACGAAATTCCTAATTAATCAAATACTTCATCATGATCCATAATTGCAAATGGTAAAATGTAACAAAAACATAtatgatagtttttttttttggagggaaCACATATGATAGTTCATCATCTTATGAAAAATTAAATGAAGACAATTATCTCTTATTTGAGTTTTATTTCAGCTTGATATCGGACTACAAACTCAGATAAAAGTATAAATACTGGTGCCGATGCTACCTGATTTGTCAATACATCTTGACAAGCCTTTTAACTTTTTCAAAGACTCAGACATATTTACAAATTTGATGTCCAAtaagattagggtttcattaatTAGCTCTGACTATTTTAGTGAGAGACGtttacgttttttttttttttttttgtctacacaggggtgtccgggtcaatccttacgggacccgactaatcccctgcggcccgGCCAGGCACCCCAACCCAACCCAAGCACGATATGTGCGCAGAGAAATCCAGCAGAGTAGAGACTCGAACTTGGGACCTATTGGTCACCGATGGGAGGTGCTACCGCTGGACCATTCACGCGGGACCAGTGGGAGACGTTTACTTGGTCATTCACTTTAATAGTAGGAGAGAGATAGGAAAATCAAATAGGCAGAGACCACCTTAATTTTCCACACACTGACACTAGTTTTTCTAATTAGACTTTTGTTGCTTTAATTGGCGCTTTGATTTTTTGGGACTTATGGAATATTCGTTGAAATCGAACTGCATAGGTTGGTTGTTACAGACTTACAGTTAATAAATTGGAATTAAAGAGATGTCCACTTTCCCTGCAAATCCGTCTAAGATGAAAATGACAACCAAAGTGCACTGCAAACAACTGCAGAGTACGACTAAATTAAACTCGTATAGAGTCGAGGGAATAATGCATTGAGTGATATAAAAGAGGAAGTGCAAGGGAGAGAACTGATTTTGAGACCTTTcacttatattaaaaaaaataaaaaaaaaactcctaaaaattaatattattgGTAGAGAAAGGCAAAAAATGCGATTTTTATTTGACAAATGAGTTTTTCAAATCGAAATTCGTAGTTTGAAGATTATGTACGAAAAAAGTTGTATGTGGTTGTGTTTCCAGacatcccttttttttttcccccgaGAGTAAACCATTTGACAGCGATTGTATACTTGTCCTCCAAAGTTATAGACTTGAAAGCAGAAATTGGGCCTTGGGCAGAAGTACAAGGATACAATATAGGGGTTTGCTATAACTATCAAACAAGCCGATGATTTTGATGGTTTTGGAAATTTCAAAGCACTAAAGCACTTGGTCTCAACATGTGATCAAAGCCAGCCTTTGATGGTCAAAGGGAATCTTAGTTTAACCACCAAAACGACTAAACCAGTGATTTTTATTGGAGTTCAGTAGGAATTTATGTATTGCTAACATAAACactgctaatttttttttaaaaaaaaaatgctgttTAACTACAACTCCATGTGTTGTTCCTTCAATTGTTTGGTCAATGCCAACTCATAGGGCAAACCCCTTGGATTTGTTGTACTAAgtttaaaaacaaataaaagtatatatattttttcaagaatttgttGGCTTCAATTTGTAGTTTAAACCCATGTTGAACCCACTTCAGATGGAAAAAAATtagtcttttttctttttttaggtTGGATAGAGGAATAGTCTTACTAATACAGACAGCCCATTTTTGCAGTGGCATTGAGTCATTGACCTGCCGACCTTAGGCAAGGTTAGGTATGTCCACTGATTTCTTTCACTAAACAAAATTTTTAGTGTGCAGTCAAAGATTCATCTTCTTAGTTGTTTTATTTCGTAATCGATTTTTTGTCATATCCAGTTTCTTCAATATTAAAAGAATTATGTCTCTTTCAAGATTAAGACTCACAGATTGATCTTGATCTTAAGGCATGATTCAATTTTCGTAAGAGATTATTTACATTATACTTGGAGAATTCTTTGCATGTGACAAACTAGGCTACAGGAGGTCAAGTAAACTGTAAAAGTCATATGGTGTTTTGATGATTCAATGCCATAGTCATAAAAATGGATTATTCCTTTCTGTCATTCATTTCTATATTCTATTTTCCTTCTGAGCATAATCATGACAGTTCCTTGAGGATTGATAATATTCACTTTCTTTTCCTTATCTGAATCACAAGTGGCAAGTTATCAGATACAACTTGTCCACAGCTGGTTTATTAGCTGGTTTTCTATAGGAAGGCTTGACCATTTCTCTGCACAAAAGTCTATCAAAGTTGCCATAAATGATCCTTCTGAACAACCTTTGAAGCATCAAGTTGAGAATTATTGAGAGTACAGGTGAAAGCTCAGGTCATCTGAAAATGAGGTCCAAGTATTTAACAGTTGGAGCAAGAGATGACTGATAAATTGCACCTCTATGGGTCACAACtatcactaatttattcattttcttgtaaCAAAGGCCcatttggcaagtgagttttttgaatgtttgtctaaaactttactgtaacttactgtagaaatTGTATTTTGAGGTTACTATAATTAAAATTGTTAGAAAACTTGTGCAGACaaacttggccaaaaacttGCTTGCCATACAAGGCCAAAGTTTATAAACTGAACtcattttctctccttttctgcAATTTCGAAAACATGCTATGGATTAGAGGTGTCAATATGGATAAATGGTTCATAATTGGTTTTGCCTTAATAGATagtggatgaaatttatccaatccatttaataaatgaatCTAAATAGattaaataaaaaccaattatccatttataatccatttaaataaTTCTATCAAGACCAAAGCAGTATCAAAATAAGCATGGTGAACACAAATTCCTACAAATCACTTGCTCACTAAAGTGCAAGTTAGATAGCTTCAGAATTCTGTTTCAAGAGTTTTCTGCTTGATACTCTTAAGATCACATTGAACGCAACTAAAGAGCCAACCACTTAAAAAGGATTTACATATTTACACgggggccaaaaaaaaaataatttcaggCAAATAGGAGTCTAGCTCAAACCCAAATTCCAAATCCCAAAACCACTAGAGAAAATGATGATAATCATGTACGATATTAAATATTTCTCACTAGCTATTGCGTCTAAATAGAGTTCGCAAATGTTCGATAGACAGGACAAAAAGGCGCCTGCAGCAACCACGAGTCTATGCACTGAACATGGAAGTTGTGGTTGCAAATGTGCAGCAATTTGCAAACTTCACCGATCTTGAAACCCTCCAAGCACACAGCACATTCCTTGTGGGGGTCTTCTTCCTTGTACTGGAAGATGAGTATTTATAGAAATGTCACATGCGTATTAGCTGTTTTTGAGAATGACTGTTTGAAGATGAGTTTTTATAGTTGGGTTCTCTGCCTGGAATCGAGTTGAAAAGCATGCAACAAGAAAcatgatttttagtcaattcctttccgtttcttttatttggtttttaaGTAAATGGATATATATGATTTTTGTGAATAAtccatataaatccatttaatttaatgattttactttGATCAACCATTTAAAACTAATACTATAAATGgatcatccaaatccatttacTTATGAATTATatggatggataaatggatCTCAATCCAAATTGACACCTCTAATCACAATATTATGAATAATTCCGATCTACATCAAGAAAGCCTCTCAACAACACAAGGCATTATTATattacccttggaaaaatgtgAGGCATGTTGCTACATGTTATTACTATGATTATTGTACAGAATCAAGGGAATTTTCCTTTGGATCATATTTAGAGCTTTGCAATGGCATGATAAGGCAAGTTTGATCTTGGTGGGAGCTCCAGATCTTCCCAATCGTCTTCATCTACCTTAGAGAAGTATCTGTCAACCATCTTGTCACTAACCAGCTCCAACTTAGAAGGTTGCCACTGGAGAGAGTGAGAGTGAGAGAATGTAAATTGGTTTAAACTTCCATATAAAGAATGAA contains:
- the LOC113760733 gene encoding E3 ubiquitin-protein ligase PUB23-like, whose translation is MDFPQHFRCPISMELMKDPVTICTGVTYERKNIEKWFNSYKKNTCPATMQCIDSFEMTPNHTLKRLIQAWQQNGKSKSCIPSSPAQAAKHEELISLLKTIESTPFKVSPLKKLKSVVEIGDEIKLDFKKSGGVEVLVKIVVQILVECCSDFVAFRACEEAIGVLDQLPLSDEEEDCQTLQLLMKPECIKSFTIMLQRGSAEARFCIVSIFQKMARADFHWNHAIKDEGIDFFKSLLEIVSDEMCTRASSCALQVLIDILDASKKSRLQAIEAGALCTLIDLLPDSNKSKCEKIMLLIKLLCECAEGRLAFIEHGLGIAAISKKMLNVSTAATKIGVKILWLICISHPTENVLEEMLMFGSVKKLVALLHIGGSSTTKARVIKIFKYHGNTWKRYPCFPSDIKDYLGLGYDI